In the genome of Schistocerca piceifrons isolate TAMUIC-IGC-003096 unplaced genomic scaffold, iqSchPice1.1 HiC_scaffold_538, whole genome shotgun sequence, one region contains:
- the LOC124754856 gene encoding LOW QUALITY PROTEIN: uncharacterized protein LOC124754856 (The sequence of the model RefSeq protein was modified relative to this genomic sequence to represent the inferred CDS: substituted 1 base at 1 genomic stop codon) yields MRQNVESSAPESECRRKGDVKKYMKNKWRQETFNKKLKVXKWEEKKQKTALRKYYKQLRKEDPGKNYFHPADKRRNHRSSEDNDPGVSSQTANRDSSTLSLKKHKASAFKRALQTFEEKQREKEAKVKMIEQQLMQKQERLKQYKSKRTENFKKLSLKTARGQPVMSGRIQMLLSKIEKDG; encoded by the coding sequence ATGAGGCAAAATGTCGAGTCATCTGCTCCCGAAAGTGAGTGTCGTCGAAAGGGTGATGTTAAAAAGTACATGAAAAACAAATGGCGACAAGAAACCTTCAACAAGAAACTTAAAGTCTAGAAGTGGGAAGAGAAGAAACAGAAGACAGCGTTACGGAAGTACTATAAACAACTTCGAAAAGAAGATCCTGGGAAAAATTATTTCCATCCGGCCGACAAGCGTCGAAACCACCGAAGCAGCGAAGACAACGACCCGGGAGTCTCTTCACAAACAGCTAACAGGGACTCAAGTACTCTATCTCTAAAGAAGCATAAAGCAAGTGCCTTTAAACGAGCATTACAAACATTTGAGGAGAAACAAAGAGAAAAAGAGGCTAAGGTGAAAATGATAGAGCAACAGTTGATGCAGAAACAGGAAAGATTAAAACAGTACAAAAGTAAAcgcactgaaaattttaaaaaactgtccTTAAAAACTGCACGTGGTCAACCTGTTATGTCAGGTCGCATACAGATGCTTTTAAGTAAAATTGAAAAAGATGGATAA